Genomic DNA from Sphingobium sp. WTD-1:
GCCCCCAGTCGATGATATCCGCCATCGAACGACGTCGTGGTTTTATCGAAGCGCTCGACCGGAACAGAGTTGCCTTGCTTCATGAAATCGAGGGGAATTACAGCCTCGCCTCCGGCGTCGCAGCCGCCGAGCAGCTTCTATCCCTTTCGCCGCTGCCCACAGCCATTTTTGCCGCCAACGACATCATGGCAGCGGGCGTGCTGAAGGTCGCTTCGGAACTTCGCATCGCCGTACCAAGCCCGCTTTCCGTCGTCGGGTTTGACGGCAGTCTGGTTGCCGAATTGCTAACCCCCGCGCTGACCACCGTAGCGCGACCATTTGGCGAAATGGCCGAGATCGCAACCCACCAACTGATCGATCTTGTCGAAGGTCTACCTTTGCCGCAGGTAGCACCGCCCCCACTCCGATTAGTGATCGCTCAGTCAACTACTGCCGCTCTAATAGGAGACCGTCAGCAGTTCGGAATGACAAATTAGAAGCAGAGCGTCCACAAAGGGTCGACAACGGAGGAAGGGCCCCATGCGGATCAGGCCGGAAGTACAAGCGCTGCTGCGTCGACTCAGCGATTACCGTCAAGGCCAGGTTCCGTCGAGGCTTACGTTGTTACGTCGAATGCCGGGGTTTGGGGCGCTACCCCGCCAAAGTCATTCCGCCGCCGCCCCGGCCCTTAGAAACCTCGGGCGGACTGAACTCGACCCGCACATTTAGACCATCACGGCCACGAAACTCGTAGACGCGGCTCTCTAGGATCTCTTGATCGTCGAACGATAAAGGCGCGCTTAATGATCGCCACTCATCCTTGACGACGCCAAGCAGCCAGTTCTTGGCCTCGAGCGTGAGCTGTCCGTTTCGCCAGAGGGTCACCCCCGGGTCGGGGCTGTGACAGGATGCAGTAATCTCTCCGCCCTTGATACGGATGACGGCGGACTGACCGTCCTCACATACGAGCTTTCCACCGGGTGGCTTCGGGAAATTCTTTTCGACGGTCACGGCGCCCTCCTGATTTCGATCGTCGTCTCGTGCTCAATCACATGATAGTCCGGAAACGGAACCTGCCCGACGACGAGTCCCCCAAGCGCGCCGGCAGCAATCAGGCTGCTGCGTGCCTCAAGTTCTTGCTTGCGCACCAACCGCGCTAATTCTTCAGGCGAGAAGTCCGGGAAGGATACCACTTTCTTTTCATGGGCCAACACGGTCCGCATGGCCATCTCGAACGTCTGTCCGTCGGCAATCCAGATACCGAAATGGTCCTCCAAGATCGGCGGGTCGTCTTGCTTCACGAATAGCCAAATGCCGAGCCCGATCAGAACTACGCCCAACAAGGGGGCGGCGATGGCTAGCGCAGTCGCTATTGCTTCTGGCGGCCGAGGAAATGCCACATCCGTAAACAGCGTCGCCAAGGCCAGCACGAGCGGTGGACCCGCTGCGAGAGTCGTGCCGCTGCGAACTAACAGTGATGCGAAACGAAGCTTGGGATTCCCGCGGAGAAGCTTCCAAAACGCTTCGAACAATCGATAGCCGGTCGGCAAAGGCGGGTCAGTCATCGGATTGCACCAATTCAGTAGAGCTTGCCCGACCATAAGCCAGTGTACCCCGTGTCGTAAGCGCAAACACTAAGTCGATTGGAATTAAACAAGCGGCAGGTTTCGGTCAGTCTCGGCATCTAGAATGGGAAAGCTGCCGGTCCGCACCTGGGAGCGTGAAATTGGATGCTGAGCGACTGATATGGGTCGTCACAGGAAGGCATCTTCAAGGGCCGGGCCTGGCATTTGACGCGACCATGACTGACAGCGCCGACCGTTCCTTTCACGGGCCAAACGATCGGCACCCTTATTCCCGCTGGCGGCCTAGCTTTTCAGGGCCTGGCCTTGGACAAGTGCGAACTTCGCTGTCGGGGCATGATGGGTCAGTTCAGCGATTTCGCCATCAACCGCTCCAGCCGTTCCGCAAAAGCGCGAGGATCGGCGGGTGGCTGACCTTCGGCTATGCGGGCTTTGTCGAGGAGCAGGAAAGCGAGGTCGCTCCGCTCTTCGTCGCTGGCCCCGGTCTGGCCGAGCTTCGCGATCAGCCTATGGCCGGCATTGACTTCCAGCACCGGCTTCGGCCGCTCGGGCGCCTGCCCGGCTGCGGCCAGCATCCGTTCGAGCTGCAGGTCCATCGCGCTTTCCGACGCGACGATGCAGACCGCGCTGGTCGTCAACCGGTCGGAAACGCGGACATCGGACACATGTTCGGCCAGGGCGTCCTTAGCAAAGCTGATGAAGCTGCCCACCTCCTCGCTCGGCGCGTCCGTCGCAGCGCTGCCTTCAGCCAGCGGGATCAGGCTGAGGTCGGTCGCGCCCTGGGTCACCGACTTGAAAGGCTTGCCGTCATAATCCGCGCCAACGGTCGTCCAGAAGCTGTCGACCTGGTCGGGGAGTAACAGAACCTCGATCCCGCGCGCCTTGAAGCCTTCGAGCTGGGGAGATTGGGCGATGCGATCGAGATCGGTCCCGGTCGCATAATAGATCGCGGTCTGGTTTTCCTTGAGGGAGGCCGCATATTCCTTGAGCGAGCGCCACTCGCCGTTCGAGGTGCTGGTCTTGAACCGGGCCAGGTCCAGCAACTGCGCTCGCCGCTCGAAATCCTCATAAAGGCCCTCCTTGAGCACAGCCCCGAAATTCTCCCAGATCGCACCATAGCGGTCGGCATCGCTGCTTGCGATCTTGTCCAGTTCCGACAGGATGCGGTTGCTCACCCCCTTTTGAATCGCGGACAACACCGGGCTGTCCTGGATCATTTCGCGCGACATGTTGAGCGGCAGGTCGGCGGAGTCCACAAGGCCCCGCACGAAGCGCAGGTAGCGAGGCAGGATTTCCGCCTCATCCGTGATGAAGACGCGGCGGACATAGAGCTTGATCCGACCCTTGCGGTCGGGATCGAACAGGTCGAATGGCTTGGTTTCGGGAATGAAAGTCAGCACAGAATATTCGTGCCGCCCCTCCGCGCGATAGTGGAGCGTAAGCGCGGGGTTATCGAACTGGCCCGCGACGCTGCGGTAGAAGTCGGCATAATCCTCTTCGCTGATATCCGACTTCGCCTTGGTCCAAAGTGCCGCCCCGTCAGCGACCTGTCGCTCTTCCTCCTCGCTTCCCAGCTCCTTGATGAAGATGGGCACGGGGACATGGCCCGACTGCGCCTTTACGATCCGCTCGACCGTGTAACGCTCGGCAAAGGTCTTGGCATCATCCAGCAGATGCAGTGTCACCCGCGTACCGCGCGCTGGCGCCTCCGCCTTGTCGACTGGCGCAATCGTGTATGTTCCGAGGCCGTCCGACGACCAACTGGCGGCCTCATCCGTTCCTGCACGCCGCGACACGACATCAACATTCCCCGCCACCATGAAAGCGGAATAGAAGCCGACGCCGAACTGGCCGATCAACTGCTGGCCTTCACCATTCTTGTCAGCGGTCAGCTTGTCCATAAAGGCCTTGGTCCCCGAGCGCGCGATCGTGCCCAAAGTCTCCCCCATGTCAGCGGCGCTCATGCCGATACCGTTGTCCTCGACTACGATTGTCCCGGCTTCCTTATCGAGCGCCAGCGTGATGCGCGGCTGCGGATCATCGCCGAACAGGGCGGGATCGGAAATTGCCTCATAGCGCAGCTTCTCGCACGCGTCGGCGGCGTTGGAGATCAACTCGCGCAGGAATACGTCCTTGTCGGAATAGACCGAGTGCACCATCATGTGCAGCAACTTGGAAACATCCGCCTCGAAGGCATGCGTTTCAGGGGCGCTCATGGTGTCGGTCGTCATGGGTCTTCGCTCTCTCACATCTCAGATGGTGCGACGGTCAGATGGATCGAATGCAATTTCCATTCAAGAGGTGAGCTTGAAAGCACGGCCCTTCCGGGCCCGGCCTGTTAGAAGGGGAGGCCTGCGAGCATTTTCTTGCCACCTTTGGTTCACAGCAACTCTGCGCAGTGATTTTTCAATCTCACTTCCACAGCAGGCATCGCCATTTTCCAGGCCATGCCTATTTTGCAATCGAGGCGACAGCCAGAAATATCTCGATCTCGTTTGTTCCAGTCTCGTCCGGGGGTTTATGCACCACCCCTTCACGCCATTACCGACGCCGTGAAGAATGTAGCGAGGCAGCACTTTCAACTCGTACAAGTGACGAAGTGGATTGAGTGGAATCGGGAACGAGAAATCAGGTCATGAATGTCTCACAAGGGCCGCCCACCGTTCGTTAGTCAGTGAGCGAGCTGCTCGCGCGCGAGGCAGATCGTCACGACCCGTTCCCCGGAGCGCCACGCCTGTTCGATCGTACCGCCGAGCCCACGCAGGGCCGCGCGCATCAGTTCTGTTCCGAACCCGTGATCGCCATTGTCCTCGCTTCCACCTCGTTCGCGCCATGCGATGGTGATCGCCGCGTCCGCTGCGGCGATATCGACCATGAGTCGGCCGTCAGGATTGGAGAGCGCGCCATATTTTACGGCGTTCGTGGCGAGCTCGTGCAGAAGCAGCGCGAGTGACGTCGAAGCGCGCGCGCCCACCGGTGCGTCGCATTGCGCAATGTTGACCTGACCGTCGTCGCGATAGGGCTCCAGCACCGCGCCGATAACCTCGCTCAGCATCGCACCGCGCTGCTCTTCGCCCGGAAGCGCGAGGACGAGTTGCTGCGCGGCGCCAAGCGCCGTGATCCGGCTGCTCAGGTCGTCGGCGAAGTCATCGACATCGTCGGCCCGTCGCCGGCCGACGCTGACGAGGCCCTGCACGATCGACAGCAGGTTCTTAATGCGGTGATGCATCTCGCGGACCAGCAGCCGCTGGTCCCCGGCATGCCGCAGCCGCTCGCCTATATCGCGCGCGATCTTCGACGCACCGATGATCTCGCCCGCGGCGTTGCGCACCGGCGAGATGGTGACTTCGATATGGACGGGTTCGCCATTGCTGCGCCGGCGCACCGTCTCGAACCGATCGATGCGTTCGCCGGCACGAAGCTTACCTATGATATCGGCTTCCTCGTGGAGACGGTCCTCAGGGATGATGAGCGTGATGGGCTGGCCGATCGCCTCGGCTGCGGTAAAACCGAACAGCTTCTCCGCCCCGGCGTTCCAGCTGGTGATAACGCCGTCGAGAGTCTTGCTGAGGATGGCATCGCCGGAATTATCGACCACCGATGACAACCACACACCGGCGTCGAACTCGGCATCGTACATTGTCGAACGGCTCATTTTCCCTCGTTACCGGAATGCCCGGCAGCCATGTGAAA
This window encodes:
- the htpG gene encoding molecular chaperone HtpG; this encodes MTTDTMSAPETHAFEADVSKLLHMMVHSVYSDKDVFLRELISNAADACEKLRYEAISDPALFGDDPQPRITLALDKEAGTIVVEDNGIGMSAADMGETLGTIARSGTKAFMDKLTADKNGEGQQLIGQFGVGFYSAFMVAGNVDVVSRRAGTDEAASWSSDGLGTYTIAPVDKAEAPARGTRVTLHLLDDAKTFAERYTVERIVKAQSGHVPVPIFIKELGSEEEERQVADGAALWTKAKSDISEEDYADFYRSVAGQFDNPALTLHYRAEGRHEYSVLTFIPETKPFDLFDPDRKGRIKLYVRRVFITDEAEILPRYLRFVRGLVDSADLPLNMSREMIQDSPVLSAIQKGVSNRILSELDKIASSDADRYGAIWENFGAVLKEGLYEDFERRAQLLDLARFKTSTSNGEWRSLKEYAASLKENQTAIYYATGTDLDRIAQSPQLEGFKARGIEVLLLPDQVDSFWTTVGADYDGKPFKSVTQGATDLSLIPLAEGSAATDAPSEEVGSFISFAKDALAEHVSDVRVSDRLTTSAVCIVASESAMDLQLERMLAAAGQAPERPKPVLEVNAGHRLIAKLGQTGASDEERSDLAFLLLDKARIAEGQPPADPRAFAERLERLMAKSLN
- a CDS encoding PAS domain S-box protein; amino-acid sequence: MYDAEFDAGVWLSSVVDNSGDAILSKTLDGVITSWNAGAEKLFGFTAAEAIGQPITLIIPEDRLHEEADIIGKLRAGERIDRFETVRRRSNGEPVHIEVTISPVRNAAGEIIGASKIARDIGERLRHAGDQRLLVREMHHRIKNLLSIVQGLVSVGRRRADDVDDFADDLSSRITALGAAQQLVLALPGEEQRGAMLSEVIGAVLEPYRDDGQVNIAQCDAPVGARASTSLALLLHELATNAVKYGALSNPDGRLMVDIAAADAAITIAWRERGGSEDNGDHGFGTELMRAALRGLGGTIEQAWRSGERVVTICLAREQLAH